From the genome of Athalia rosae chromosome 3, iyAthRosa1.1, whole genome shotgun sequence:
GCGATTATttacgttttcgtttttttcgtccgtcGTTAAATCATTTTTGCCCCATTctattataggtatgtacaaaaAATCTTGtcgctttcaaaatttatgatttccttttctcacaaggatattattatcattattgttattattatattatgtatattgcaCTAAcgaaatgacaataataatattatggtatcgatgtaataaaataaaaatataaaattataaaactaTTAACAAATATACATCTTAGTAgtcatgaaataaaaaaattcaccgcatTCAATGACAAGtacggttgtttttttgtattttcaagaatttttttgagcTTTCTTTCGTCTAAAGACATATTTTAGTTTTGtatcttgtttcttttttttcatagttaATTTTACGTTTTACATGTACGTTAattgtttgtattttattatttattttgtctcTTCTCTCATGTTCTAAAATCTTGAATATGAGTGCGCGTTGCTGATGTGCAATtgtaaaaaagatgaaattccAACGTAAATTTGTctgcttggaaaatttttttgttttttaaatctaCACGGAAGATAAATACTGCACCTATTCGtgtaatatgtataggtatgtcgtatgtttcgtttaattttttaggtttttctcttcgaatgtgttattttttttcctctcattagCGAGAAGGTCTACAATTATAAGGTAGTTTATAATATGAGCTGCTCTACAAATTCTATGTAAATACTACAGtcgtataaataaaactaaataatTCTCGACGAAAGTTATTTTCACAATCACCGTACGGTGCGTTATTCTATACGTTAAAATGTCAGACTAAAATTCAAGCTTTGcacgaattttcaacgattcatttgatcgaacaattttttttgatcaacgCACCAACGTAGTACGATTTAAAACAGAGTCTTGTCGGATGAAATTATTCTCGTGGATCAAAATATCGCGAATGTTCGTTAGcgaatagaatgaaaattaatacgccaaaaagaaaaaatcattctgGACAATTAAAATTACTGAGAAATCTTCAACTTTAGGGCGACTATGCGTCAAAGATTTTACTATATAACTTTACGTCATGACAAACTTAAATTAATATCGATCGCACCTTGAACTTTGATATCCGTGATAAGGCCTTAGAACAGGCAATGGCAATGTACTGCAGACGTTTTATCGGCTACTGGATATTTTGTGCTTACGAAAATAGTGTGCATCTCTAGTTCCAGAATATGTACTTCGAAATATTGTAACCTTCTGACTCCTCATAACTTATTATCTGTTTCTTACAAAAACGTGgctaacaattttcaaaaatcagttTCTGAGCTGTCTCTTCTCAAGACAAAGATTATGACAATGACGACTATTAATTCTCAgtgtacaaaatttttgtaattaatttttaatataccCTTACGATAGAGCTATccaaatatatttaatttatatacctagATAGTACCGCTCGAGAATTCGAGAGTCTCAGGTCCTTCGAATAAGCGTGATATCTGGCTTCGCTAAGAATCGCAGGGTGTCAATATCTCCTCAACACTCAATATCTCTCATCGATTCACGTATGCAAACGTATTACTGTATACTTGTGCTATAATCGCCCTCCCCAAATCAATGAGTTTCAGGTTCAAGACTGGCTCCCACAAATAGtaattacataatatatattcatatgtgaatatatataaatatatatctatatatatatcacaaAAAGTCGTGGCAATTCGTCCAGAGAAGCCTGTAATAAGGGTTAAAAAGCTCGATGGTATTCACATGTTGTACGCAACGTAAATTGGGTCTATTTGATCCGCTAGGAAACCGTCACGCAGATGCATTCGTTGTTTCTCGCCGCGTGAATTTATTGGTACGACACCCGGGTCCACAACAACGACAACTCCGACAACAAGATGATGCTCTTCCAGAACTGCACTTGTCACCAAAGCCACCAGATCCAGAGCCTCACTTTCACTGCCATCCAATTCAACAACGACCACCAGCAGATTTGTCCACGTGAATACAGCACTGTAACAATATCGATCATAATCATATGCATAATGCTCATCTATCCTATGCGATTGGTAAAATGCTAAACTTTGAGGCATCCAATCTCATCGATAGGATATTCCAGGGAATACtcctgtttgaaaataatcagctGATTGTTCTACATGAGAAATTAATTGTAGGATCTGAAAGCCAGCGTATATTATGGTAATTTTGTACGTGAATTCGATCTGATAAGTGATGGAcgtaaattattcatcaatattGCACCTGGTTTGATAAGATGCCGCTGTTGAGGCGTAACAAATAGCCTTGCAGAGGCATGGATGCGCTGAAGATTATGTAACTCTCGCTATACAATCATAATGTAATTATGAATGAGAGTATGATTGATAAAGTGATAATAATTGGAGAGATATTTAAGAGCTGCAGTAGGCAGCTGGTGATTAACTCGGACTAATCAGTCGGATCGCGGCAGTCAAACAAGATAGAAGATCATGCCGATGAGAGACCTTGATTTATCCGTACGAGTACGTCGACCGTTGTAATTCAAACCATTGAATCCGCGGTTCAATTACTGTGGATGCCGTGTCATACAATCAACTCGATCAATGTCAATAGATAAAGATGCTTTGTGTTTTCAGAGTACATTTCTCCCgaagaatatttcaaagaagCTCGGAGATATTGGTGATACCCTGGGAACTATGGTTCTtggtgttaatttttttcaaatgaatcgaTTTAAAAATTACTTCTCTAACGATCTAAGCTTCTGCCAAGAAAATAGCATTCAACGCTCTTGTGGCTACGCGATTAGCTCGCTTGGCGCATGTGACTTGAAGAACGTAtattaaaagaataaaatttctgaTCTGTACCTGCGCACCAGACTTGTTATACGCAAGAGCATGgtgtaaaaatatcaattatctAATCGCTTTTGAGCCTGTCTTTCAAGGGCCGTGTTAATGTATTACGGGATCGAGACTTTGTTGATTTCAGTTACAACTTCACAagtgtattattattagaaaATGTTGATTGTCATTAAGACTCGATTATTAGTTGGtaagaaagaaataacaaataaagatATGATGAGAGCTCAAAGAATTCAACGGAAatataaaactttttcaacaaaaaaaaacatcaagcTGAGCGCAGCAGGTGATCAAGAAGACCAAACATTATAGTCGATTCATGACAAATATTGAACAAGCTGTTCTTTCTATATCGACGTTTGTTATTAGCCCGCCAAATATAAAATACTGAAAATCCACGTTTACTCGAATCTATTTGCGAAGAATTCGAGCAAAGTGATTTATAGAGCTTTACACAGATGTGCGACTTTGTCCCAATTCCCTCCGAGACAAATTATGTATTTGctttccgaatttcaaaagtcAGAATCATGAGTCAATAAAAatacacgattttttttttttatgaaaaattgtttgatcaTGAGTTTCAAGGGGGAGAGCTTCCTTTTCTGATGCAAACTCGTTATTCACCCGTAACATTAAGGAAAACATTGTAAAAGTCTGAAGAACGAAGAGACTGTTCATTTTTAATGTGTTTATGCAATCAGCATTCTCACacaactttgaaaacttattttCAGCCGAAACAAATAACAGCAACTTGAATCCAAGCTTTTGAAGACAAGTGGTGATATTTGAAACTCATTTCATCCCtcccaaataaataaatatgaatttaaCACAGTGAGAGCAAgatcatttcgatgaattgaaTACGGTTCAGATAATTAGGCAACTACGCATCATATCGGCGTGAAGAATTTACTCGATAATGTAACTCGATAACGTAATCCAAATATTTTATCTGCATTGATAAATCTTTGCACTCACCATTCGGCAATCTTCTTATGACACCTCATTACGCTGTTTTCGATGTCGATCGGATGATATCGCATGCCTCTGAGTAAAATCGCTTCATCAAGTGCACCAACCACGAACACCGCATCGTGGAGCTCAGCGTCTACCGGAGGTCCTTCCGCCTCCGAGGCAGAACTATCTCCTGGTGTGTCACCTACAGCTGATTGTTGGACGCTTTCGGTGCGCCTGAGGAAACCCAGGTAGCCAGTTCTCGCGTAAACTTCTCCGGTATTGCCTGTGACAAGACGGGCGTTGAAGTGATCTGCATAGTCACTTTCATCTCCGTAGATCGTAAAGTATCCACTGGCGTTGTGCGAAGATTGAACCCAGATTTCTCCGAGGTGCGAATCCCCGCACTGACCCTTTGTCTCCGGGTTTGCAATGATCACTTTTACTCCTGGTAACAGTTTCCCCGATTCCATTAAGCACAAGGAATGAGGACTTCCTCTCTCTACTAACGATACTCTGTCGTTTCTCAGGGCCCGTAAATCAACATATACGGTCGATGGTTCTGGACTAGATGCTCCCTGTTGGAAATTGAGATAAAATCATTGACATTTGCAGAAACATTGAGAGATCCGTTCAGCGCGACCCAAAGACGACGACAAACCTGAAGACATATGGCTGTGTTGACTCTGCAGCCAAAGGAAGTAGATACCGCACGAGGGCTCAACCCAAGAGCGGAAAAGAGTTTGCTGAAGCTGGTCGTCAACGCTATCCGTGGTCTCTCTTCGGCAACAACGACGCACGTTCTAACACAGGCAAGACTAACACCACGAGTCTTGAGAGCATGTACGGAAGAACCAAGACCCTTCGTGCACAATTCCATTACACCGTAGGAACAGAAAGTGTCTCTTACTCTGTGCTGACTCACCGCGGATAGCCATGAAGCGGGATTCGCTTCGACCTGTAAGGAATCGATCATAGACTCGTTAGTACACAATTGCAGCGGCTTTTTGTTTTATAGTGTAGAATACCGATTGAAATGATGAATTACCTCCGACGGTGGTATAAGAATGGAATGATGCCCGCTGTATATGCTGCTGAGACACCACAGTGCGAATCCCAGACCGGAATACGGGTCCAAACATAAGGCTATGTGTCTCGATGGATACAACTCACAAGCGAGTTTCATAGCTCGACACAAGGAGGTAACCGCTGCATGTGACATTTTGATTCCGGCAAGCATGCCTGTCGTCGATACGCTAAAATCTAAATACGCTAACATCTCTGCCGTCGGAGCTCTGTACATTACCGGAAGCTTCTTTTTTGGCATATCGTCCATATCCAACGTCGTTGGCCAAGTTTTCATGTCAACTACGTTGTTAGCTTCCTGCGGGACGGATGGAAATTACTAATTATTCATGGCTCACGTGAAAGTAATCAACGGTCCGTTgatttctatatgtatacctttgaCTTCAGGAGCTTCAGCAGAGTTTGATTAGACAAGACCAGTACGGATTTACTGACGTCCACGATCATTCTAACGGTGGGTAGGGTAGTTTGAAGATTTTGTGGATGAGGTGGTCTGATTGTGACCGGTACAGCCCCGACGTACAAGCACCCGTAGAAAGCACAAATCAGATCTATTCCAGGAGGGAAAATCAGCGCAACGTGGTCCCCCGTATTGATTCGTCCCCGATCTAACAGCAAATTTCCAATCCTCTCTGCTTTTTTGTGCAGCTGCGAACACGACAACGAAGTCGCTATTGCTCCCTTCGCGTTCAGCAGCGTGAAGATTACGTGATCCGAGGTACTGGCGGCCCGCCACCGTAGAATTTCTGATATAAATTGATACTGTAACAGGAAAAACCGTGAGTTTCACGCGACTTGCACCCAGGAAATCGATATCCGTAGGAAAGAACAATAGATGGTGCTACCTTCTTGGCACTGTCACTGTCTTCGTCCAGGATCCCCATATCTCGTCCCTGCGCTGACGCCAAACGATTCCCTTGGACGATGTTGCCGACCATAACGCTGGCTGGTCCAACGTCTGCAACAGAATCCCCCGCTACACGCCCCCGCACCATTCCGTTAGTAAACCAACACAAACACTCAACCCAATAATGAGTACCTCGCACACTCTCCCCTGACTGAGACCAGAAAATAAAAGCTAGCGAATAGGTGGTGTActttaatatatatgtatatgagagcaatttataataaatttgagtggcaaaaaataatacagGCTTATGGGGTATCGGGGGTCATTCAGAACTCAGCCAAAAGAAAGAGGGAACGACAAAATTTATGGGGTACATGCTAAGCACAAGGTACCAAATGgcataaaatgtaaaaacaaAGCTCAGCATAACATTATGCAATGTTAACATAGGTGGCAAGACGACACATTTGGCCGAAGGATTCTCCATgtcgttgaatatttattctgATTTTTATGGGGGATGAATATGGCTAACTAAaagattttcaacattttggaaGATATTCGAAACTTGCCACCTATGAAAGATGTTTGTGTTCAACTGTAATTTTGATGTTGAAAATCAAGAATTAGACATATTGTCTGAATTTGTCGCCTCAATGGATTCGATATACAGTAAAACAAAGTGTGGCTAATTGTAAGACAATCTGCGATCGGTGTGATGTATGTAAAATTATGCAAAACACTGGTCCGCCGACTAAATTAAGCTACAAATAAAACGACTCGAAAACTATCATTGTTTCCGAAAAGTGTAGAGAATTGCTTGTTCTCCTTTGTATATCATGTCGAGTACTTCAGAAAGATAATAAgttaaataatatatgtatgtttttgAAAGTGATAAAtgagcgaaaataaaaaacgatagACTGTGTAGAGCTAGATGATTCATTTGATTCACACTGTTATACCATCTGAAATGTACAGATACGAATACAAACAAGTAGCAACATTTACTTCAACAGTGAATCAGAAGCTTCCAAAACTCCGCAGTGGACGTTACGTACGCGATGGAATACAATGATTTCAACAATTGGATCGTGACCGAAacgattaatgaaaaaatagcaTATTACACATAGCGGAAACATTTAtgtcatatttttcttcacgcgAAATAAGTatagttggaaaatttcgagtcgctcgaatatttttcacaatgTCTCGTAAGCTTCTGAATTGTGAATTGCATAAAGGATATCGTCAACGTtttcttgagaaaaaaaaagaacgaacttACGGCAAGCTACCAACAGTTGGTTGTCCTGTAGCCAATGTTCACGATGAAGCAAAGATTTTACTTACACGAACGTTTGATTGGAATCGCGTTTACACACCTGATCCTACGGATGATTTATGACATAGGTTGGACGGTATTGCTTACCCGAATGTACTTCGCGAGGTTTTGGTAAGTTGGTCACGCAAGTATGTGGGCAAAGTAATACGTTTGCAGGATGTAATGCTCCTTCCAAGAAACGCCGTTTTGTTTCCGACAAATGTATTCCTCCCAGAGGCGTTTTTGGAAGATAATTAGGAGGCACTAGGGCAAGACAATAAATTCCAACCGCATGAATCGAGTCTACAGCTTGTAGCACCCTGGACATCCATTGAAAGCTCTGCGAAATAAAcgataaatcaaaaatcaatcacACGTTGCCAACGACAACTTCTAGCTGAAGTAAAATTTCGTCAGCGGTAGAATTATCCTCACCTCTTCCTCGCTGCAGTCCGGTCTCTGTTCGGCAACCACGCATATCCTTTCATCTCGTAGTACCCTGACGCTAAATACGGCGATTCTGCCtcggtaaataaatttcattggtTCCACAGCCAGTACAGTAGCAATGATGTCATCCGCGTTGTGTTTTCTCCCGGTGACGGTCATTAAGCCGTCCCGCGATCCGCAAACAAAAACTAGACCACCAGGACCAAGGAAACCGAGCAGTCCAGATCTCGTGTACTCCACTTCGCCTTGCGGAGTTCCATCCGGTTGTAACGGAGATACTTTGAAGGTGTTATTCGTGAGCCCTTGGAGTCCCCAGTACTGATTTCCCGTCGCCGAACTATGAACGCATATTTCTCCAACTTCGTCAGTTTTGCAGATGAACGGCTGCCCTTCCATTTTAACAACTACGACGACACCTGAAAAGGAGAATAATGGTCAATAGACAATCGGCGAGTAACGATTCCTACAGGAATTCCGATGGAGCAATAGACTCCGCCTTACTTCCAGGCATGACCTGTCCACAGTCCTGCAGGGTGAGTGAAGTCAGAGAATTTTCTTGGTCAACGCGAACGACTCCGTAGCTAAGCCCGGACATTGACAGGACGCCTCGTCCGGTTGCATTCACACCCGCTCGTCCAGGTCTCCTCACGGATACGGTAAGAGCTTCACTGGAGGACGCACACGGGCACACAGCGTCAGGTCGGAGACCCttggattgaaaaactgaTAGGAATTGATCGCAGGAGGACAAGGACCAGGGGTTGGCGCCGTCAGCGACGAGCAGGAGTCTGAGGGACGACAAGGAAATGTCTTTGTGATCTTTGGTCGCGAGCAGGCCCCAATGCAAGTCTCTGGATTTCACAACAGCGACAGTCGCTCGATGCTTGGTGATCATCTGCATCCAACTGGCGGGGCTGACCTTCATCAGAGCGTACGGAATGAAGACTACGTGCATTCCGTTAAGAATACTGGTCAGCGTGCTGTGCCACAGTCCCACTTCCCTCTTAAAATCTAAGACACACACGGCATTTTCACCCTCGGTATAACCGCAGGCCATCGTCAAAGCTCTACAATTAGCCAGCATAGCTGCCCTGGTAACGGTGACTCCCATAACGGAACCGTCCTTGTCAGTCGTGTATTCTATGTACGCCGGAGTGTCGTCGGTCAGTCTTGGCGGAGGCGACCAGTCCTTCGGCGTCTTTCCGAGATGCTCGGTGACGAACCAATGCAGCTTCGGCCAGCCCTTGAACGCGACCACTTCGCCGGCTGCGGTCTTGGGCAAACCCTTGAGACACACCTCGCTAGTAAGAGCGACTTGTATGCCGCAACTACCTAGGAGAAATCCGATCTGCTGCGATCCCGCATCTCGCCGAGTCAGAGGTACCTCGATAGGAACCGGTACGATTCCGGCTTGAAGGCAGCCGTAAAAAGCACACATAAAACTAATCGGGTCGTTGTTCGGGTAGACCAAGGCTATGCGGTCGCCAGGTTTTAGGCAGCAGTCCCCGCTGCGACTCAGTGCTTTGTTCAATAAAGTGTAAGCAATTTTGTGAGATCGGCTCAACAGTTTTCCGTAGGTGAGAGGTACGTATGGTTTTCCGTTTGGATCCAGAACGGTCGCGGCCGGAGCTTTGTAGCTAGCCGAACCGTATCGTTGTATGGCCGCCTCCAAGGATCTCGGTAGCCCCGAAGGGACCGAGAGCTGTTCGCCAACGGCGGAAGTCATCGAACCTCCCTCCGGCTTCGGCGCATTCGGATCTTTGGGGTTCGCCGCTATTTCCAGCTCTATGTCGTCGTCCTCGTAGAACTCCGGTAGCGGCCTTCTCTTCGGTCTTTTCAGAGTGTTCAAGAGCTGCTGAATTTTCGCGGAGACCTTCCACCTCCCGGTTGTCCCGGTATTGTCCTCTACCACGTGATAGCGGTTCACTCTGTCGGCTCCGGGTCTCCGGGATTGCGTGGTGTGCGTTACGTCTGGAGGTTGAATGTTGCAATAAGCGTGAGGTGCGTACTCCGCGATGTCCGTGATGTCCGCAGGTGGGCGCCTGGCAGGCGGTCTCGGGGGTGGCGGAGTGTCTCGTGCGGAACCTGTGCTACTGGTGTCGGAAAGTCCCGTTCCCGTTGGTCCCCCGGCTCCCGGGCTCTCTTCCGTGACAACGCTGTCCTCGTCGCTGCTGGATTCTCCGCTGTCTCGACGTTCTCGATCCGGACTTCTGGCCATCACAGACGTACGCTTCGACGGCATTGGGAGCGACGGCTTTGGGCGACCTTGCATGGCAGCCAACGCCTGCTGGACTGCCTCTTGGCGTACCTCTGCATCGATAAGTAACGTTagtttaataaataataccaGGAAATCTGAATTGTGCACGGctattttcaatgttttcatTACTCGATACGATTCATAATTTATATTCCCAGAAATAACGCGCCACAAATTATGTGTTATCAAACCGAAATTTGTTACTCGCCAGATTTATATTTagatatatattaataattccaTAAGCGAGACAATCTCGAACGATAGCAAAGACTTTCTAGCATTAAAATGTCGGCGTTTAAAACTCACATCTGTTTCTATGTTTCACTGTTGTAATAAACGGCGTTATGGATCGAGCATTCGATATAGGAACAAGAAtattgagcgaaaaaaattggtgcGATTATCAGATCGTAACTGAAATCTTAGTTTTCTTGAATATAAAAGTACCACATGCAACATTAAGACATTCGCAATATCCACAGTAATATGATGAGATAAACATATAGAGAAAATGCAAATTTAGTATATCTACATGCAATGCAGTGTCTGTGTTTATAATTGTTGGTATTCAATttggaaatcgaaatttgaagaagaCCGACGTTTCGTTTCACTGCTATTTCATCTCTggtgatatgaaaattttctgatgtTGTAAAAACCTCCGCCGAAATTCCCTATCTATTGCAAGCGTCCTGCATAATCTTATCTACGAGAGAAGAACGGATGCGGATAGATATTTGCTCAGCTGATCCACTGCGTGTTTGGAAACTATCGGTGGACCGGAGATTTTCAacttcagactttgaaaattgaggcACAAGAAAtcaggagaaaagaaaagtggagAATTTGCAAAACAAGACTCTCGAGACATCTTCACCGATATTAGTCACAGATATTTACCTTCTTATCTGTTCTACGATAAAATCAAACTCACTGCGGATAGGCTGAATCATAGATAAAGgctatctatacatataaatcgGCATAGAATTGTGATGACCCGGAAAGAGACCAGAAAATTTACCCTACTTTTAATCTTATCTCTGACAAAGCGATGGAAATCAATTATGTTGGCCGGCAGACGTGCGCATCCTGCAGCAGCtttgttgaaagaaaaacgaaaagcgtcaaatcgaacaaatattTCAAGTAAATCACAAATGCGAGGCATGAAGCGCACCCCGGTAATTAATTCTTGTTAatctttcattcaattttaaattcacCTTCGAAAGCACCGCGagtaaattcattttatcgatcGAGTTCTTTTTATGAATCCGGCAAACGCAATGAGATTAAAATCACGGCGAGGGGGTCGGAAAATCGATTACAACTAGAGAGAAGTTCCATATAATCAGGCGtaagaagagaacgaaaaggCAACTCACATTCCAAAACGTGAATTATTTGCGTTTCGAAGATCATTCCTATTTTAAAATAAGAtgcaaaaatgaagaatagaTGGAGgttatcaaagaaaattggcAGCATTCGAAGAAATTTACGTGTAATTCAGCCATTCTAAAAGTCATTGACATAGATagcggaatatttttttcacgtcacgCAGACCTGACGCACCTCATTGTCAGATCTTGATTTATTAGGAGTAGATAAAGGCAGAGATTCACTCGTTTCCCACGATATTATGTTTCGATCTAGATTTCAATTATTGTCTTCATTCTTtacggcttttttttttccttccaatttATGATACTCACCAGAATGATAGCGGCTTTCATTGCGCGTGAGCCTTCGATTTCCGCGTCTAGCAGCTGCCGTATTTGAATTCGCAGCGTTTCCCGAACCAACGGAGCCCGAGGGACTCGCAATTCCTGGGGCCAGCCGGCCTCCTGCatgcaacaacaacaataacaacaatctaacaacgacaacgattaGAACAGacacaaagaataaaaaaaaaaaataaaaaaataatttcaataacagGACAACGGTAGCGacgacggtagaaaaaaaaatatcgcgataaCCACAAGGAATTTAAATGCGGTCTCAGTATTTCATTAtttgatcggttttttttcccccttcagACAACGAAATCCGACCACCGTTAAGAAATATGACCCATAACGCAATTGAATTTCGCTCGGACCCGCTGCGATATTTTTccaaggaaaaattcaacaaatgaACTAACCAACTCCAAACCGCATGGCATGCAATTATCCAGCGCTAATTATCACGTCCactaattgtataattattattttaccctTCACCAATAACCAACACCGATACATGATATTATcgtataattaaaattcaaccaGAGCCTCGCTGTTCGAAAGAATTCTTCATAGACTatcagaaaaaacgaaaataaagaaaaaaattaaaaaatttttgcctaCGATTACCTGGTATccgtttattaatttttttcaataactctCCCGGTCGACGATTATTGTCGTTAACGCACAAATCTCGCACCGATTTccagtcgaaaaaaattcgaaaaattgatattcaattaaattttagcgattaaaaaacgaatcgaaataaatatcgcagcagcggcggcggcggc
Proteins encoded in this window:
- the LOC105691933 gene encoding disco-interacting protein 2 isoform X8, translated to MAEFNIDVSKLPEDVREKLAELDLELSEGDITQKGYEKKRTRLLQQYSSKQQEVRQEAVQQALAAMQGRPKPSLPMPSKRTSVMARSPDRERRDSGESSSDEDSVVTEESPGAGGPTGTGLSDTSSTGSARDTPPPPRPPARRPPADITDIAEYAPHAYCNIQPPDVTHTTQSRRPGADRVNRYHVVEDNTGTTGRWKVSAKIQQLLNTLKRPKRRPLPEFYEDDDIELEIAANPKDPNAPKPEGGSMTSAVGEQLSVPSGLPRSLEAAIQRYGSASYKAPAATVLDPNGKPYVPLTYGKLLSRSHKIAYTLLNKALSRSGDCCLKPGDRIALVYPNNDPISFMCAFYGCLQAGIVPVPIEVPLTRRDAGSQQIGFLLGSCGIQVALTSEVCLKGLPKTAAGEVVAFKGWPKLHWFVTEHLGKTPKDWSPPPRLTDDTPAYIEYTTDKDGSVMGVTVTRAAMLANCRALTMACGYTEGENAVCVLDFKREVGLWHSTLTSILNGMHVVFIPYALMKVSPASWMQMITKHRATVAVVKSRDLHWGLLATKDHKDISLSSLRLLLVADGANPWSLSSCDQFLSVFQSKGLRPDAVCPCASSSEALTVSVRRPGRAGVNATGRGVLSMSGLSYGVVRVDQENSLTSLTLQDCGQVMPGSVVVVVKMEGQPFICKTDEVGEICVHSSATGNQYWGLQGLTNNTFKVSPLQPDGTPQGEVEYTRSGLLGFLGPGGLVFVCGSRDGLMTVTGRKHNADDIIATVLAVEPMKFIYRGRIAVFSVRVLRDERICVVAEQRPDCSEEESFQWMSRVLQAVDSIHAVGIYCLALVPPNYLPKTPLGGIHLSETKRRFLEGALHPANVLLCPHTCVTNLPKPREVHSAGDSVADVGPASVMVGNIVQGNRLASAQGRDMGILDEDSDSAKKYQFISEILRWRAASTSDHVIFTLLNAKGAIATSLSCSQLHKKAERIGNLLLDRGRINTGDHVALIFPPGIDLICAFYGCLYVGAVPVTIRPPHPQNLQTTLPTVRMIVDVSKSVLVLSNQTLLKLLKSKEANNVVDMKTWPTTLDMDDMPKKKLPVMYRAPTAEMLAYLDFSVSTTGMLAGIKMSHAAVTSLCRAMKLACELYPSRHIALCLDPYSGLGFALWCLSSIYSGHHSILIPPSEVEANPASWLSAVSQHRVRDTFCSYGVMELCTKGLGSSVHALKTRGVSLACVRTCVVVAEERPRIALTTSFSKLFSALGLSPRAVSTSFGCRVNTAICLQGASSPEPSTVYVDLRALRNDRVSLVERGSPHSLCLMESGKLLPGVKVIIANPETKGQCGDSHLGEIWVQSSHNASGYFTIYGDESDYADHFNARLVTGNTGEVYARTGYLGFLRRTESVQQSAVGDTPGDSSASEAEGPPVDAELHDAVFVVGALDEAILLRGMRYHPIDIENSVMRCHKKIAECAVFTWTNLLVVVVELDGSESEALDLVALVTSAVLEEHHLVVGVVVVVDPGVVPINSRGEKQRMHLRDGFLADQIDPIYVAYNM
- the LOC105691933 gene encoding disco-interacting protein 2 isoform X7, which gives rise to MAEFNIDVSKLPEDVREKLAELDLELSEGDITQKGYEKKRTRLLQQYSSKQQGGRLAPGIASPSGSVGSGNAANSNTAAARRGNRRLTRNESRYHSEVRQEAVQQALAAMQGRPKPSLPMPSKRTSVMARSPDRERRDSGESSSDEDSVVTEESPGAGGPTGTGLSDTSSTGSARDTPPPPRPPARRPPADITDIAEYAPHAYCNIQPPDVTHTTQSRRPGADRVNRYHVVEDNTGTTGRWKVSAKIQQLLNTLKRPKRRPLPEFYEDDDIELEIAANPKDPNAPKPEGGSMTSAVGEQLSVPSGLPRSLEAAIQRYGSASYKAPAATVLDPNGKPYVPLTYGKLLSRSHKIAYTLLNKALSRSGDCCLKPGDRIALVYPNNDPISFMCAFYGCLQAGIVPVPIEVPLTRRDAGSQQIGFLLGSCGIQVALTSEVCLKGLPKTAAGEVVAFKGWPKLHWFVTEHLGKTPKDWSPPPRLTDDTPAYIEYTTDKDGSVMGVTVTRAAMLANCRALTMACGYTEGENAVCVLDFKREVGLWHSTLTSILNGMHVVFIPYALMKVSPASWMQMITKHRATVAVVKSRDLHWGLLATKDHKDISLSSLRLLLVADGANPWSLSSCDQFLSVFQSKGLRPDAVCPCASSSEALTVSVRRPGRAGVNATGRGVLSMSGLSYGVVRVDQENSLTSLTLQDCGQVMPGSVVVVVKMEGQPFICKTDEVGEICVHSSATGNQYWGLQGLTNNTFKVSPLQPDGTPQGEVEYTRSGLLGFLGPGGLVFVCGSRDGLMTVTGRKHNADDIIATVLAVEPMKFIYRGRIAVFSVRVLRDERICVVAEQRPDCSEEESFQWMSRVLQAVDSIHAVGIYCLALVPPNYLPKTPLGGIHLSETKRRFLEGALHPANVLLCPHTCVTNLPKPREVHSAGDSVADVGPASVMVGNIVQGNRLASAQGRDMGILDEDSDSAKKYQFISEILRWRAASTSDHVIFTLLNAKGAIATSLSCSQLHKKAERIGNLLLDRGRINTGDHVALIFPPGIDLICAFYGCLYVGAVPVTIRPPHPQNLQTTLPTVRMIVDVSKSVLVLSNQTLLKLLKSKEANNVVDMKTWPTTLDMDDMPKKKLPVMYRAPTAEMLAYLDFSVSTTGMLAGIKMSHAAVTSLCRAMKLACELYPSRHIALCLDPYSGLGFALWCLSSIYSGHHSILIPPSEVEANPASWLSAVSQHRVRDTFCSYGVMELCTKGLGSSVHALKTRGVSLACVRTCVVVAEERPRIALTTSFSKLFSALGLSPRAVSTSFGCRVNTAICLQGASSPEPSTVYVDLRALRNDRVSLVERGSPHSLCLMESGKLLPGVKVIIANPETKGQCGDSHLGEIWVQSSHNASGYFTIYGDESDYADHFNARLVTGNTGEVYARTGYLGFLRRTESVQQSAVGDTPGDSSASEAEGPPVDAELHDAVFVVGALDEAILLRGMRYHPIDIENSVMRCHKKIAECAVFTWTNLLVVVVELDGSESEALDLVALVTSAVLEEHHLVVGVVVVVDPGVVPINSRGEKQRMHLRDGFLADQIDPIYVAYNM